In Woeseia oceani, one DNA window encodes the following:
- a CDS encoding DegV family protein, whose amino-acid sequence MSKGTSSSQYLSADRFAQALRSGIHRVISEQDSLNAINVFPVADGDTGTNLSLSLGAVLHTLQKPPGKHISTLLAAIADVLLDSARGNSGAIVAQFFQGVSDTAEQLTRFTTYTFAKAVERGNEYARDALSNPLEGTILSVIAALTSNLQRQTATEAAQDFATLLSNALPDCRKALVRTQSQLDELKRAGVVDAGAKGFVALIEGMCDHIAHGKPTPLPEHANVERLAAELPQLSVDVPTQRYCTECIITGAGIDRRRLREALSALGDSLVLAGTKRKAKIHIHVNEPEKVFGLARTYGALSGEKADDMHRQKKSSHDHKAPFAVITDSAADIDDKDLERLDIHTVPLRVQFGKRGYLDKVSISAEEFYRELQSNPIHPTTSQPSPGDFRRQFQFLASHFRDVLSINLTGRVSGTLQAAQAAAERTSASGRVHVVNSLNASLGQGLITVFAAECAAAGLRIDAALRAVDQAINETFTFALVKDLRYAVRGGRVPASRKLLADLLHITPVLRSEPDGRISASGLLLGRVDLLPKFARFIAKRIDRKARWRVAIGHAMCLQEARDLEQYVRAQLPEVSGCSITDLGSALGAHGGPGAIVIAVQQHRQPAEFADHELTPGVATPPPE is encoded by the coding sequence GTGAGCAAGGGCACATCCAGCAGCCAGTACCTGAGCGCGGATCGTTTTGCCCAGGCTCTGCGCTCGGGCATCCACCGGGTAATCTCGGAACAAGACAGTCTCAACGCAATCAATGTCTTTCCGGTGGCCGATGGTGACACCGGAACCAATCTCAGCCTGTCACTGGGTGCGGTGCTGCATACCCTGCAAAAACCGCCCGGCAAGCACATCAGCACCCTGCTTGCCGCCATCGCCGACGTCCTTCTGGACAGTGCGCGAGGCAACTCCGGTGCAATCGTTGCGCAGTTTTTTCAGGGCGTCAGCGATACCGCCGAGCAACTGACACGTTTCACAACCTATACATTTGCCAAGGCCGTTGAACGCGGCAATGAGTACGCCCGCGACGCATTGTCCAACCCACTGGAAGGCACCATACTTTCTGTCATTGCTGCACTTACGTCGAACCTGCAACGCCAAACGGCAACGGAAGCCGCGCAGGACTTCGCGACCTTGCTGAGTAACGCGCTGCCGGATTGCCGAAAAGCACTGGTTCGCACCCAATCGCAACTGGACGAGTTAAAAAGGGCAGGCGTGGTCGACGCCGGTGCCAAGGGTTTCGTCGCATTGATTGAAGGCATGTGCGACCACATTGCCCATGGCAAGCCGACGCCGTTACCGGAACACGCCAATGTCGAGCGTCTGGCTGCCGAACTGCCGCAACTCTCGGTCGACGTGCCAACACAGCGCTATTGCACCGAGTGCATCATCACTGGTGCCGGTATCGACCGTCGTCGTTTGCGCGAAGCACTTTCGGCGCTCGGTGACTCGCTGGTTCTTGCCGGCACCAAACGTAAAGCGAAAATCCATATTCACGTCAACGAACCGGAAAAAGTGTTCGGACTCGCCCGCACCTACGGCGCGCTGAGCGGCGAGAAAGCGGATGACATGCACCGACAGAAAAAGAGCTCGCACGATCACAAAGCCCCCTTTGCCGTCATAACGGACTCGGCCGCCGACATAGACGACAAGGACCTGGAACGACTCGACATTCACACGGTGCCGTTGCGTGTGCAGTTTGGCAAACGAGGCTATCTCGACAAGGTGAGCATTTCGGCGGAAGAATTTTATCGCGAGCTGCAGTCGAATCCGATTCATCCAACTACCTCGCAGCCGTCGCCGGGCGACTTTCGGCGCCAGTTTCAGTTTCTTGCGAGCCATTTCCGCGATGTCCTTTCCATCAATCTGACCGGTCGCGTGAGCGGTACTTTGCAAGCCGCGCAGGCTGCGGCCGAACGCACCAGTGCGAGCGGCCGGGTGCACGTCGTTAATTCACTAAATGCTTCGCTTGGCCAGGGCCTCATTACAGTCTTTGCGGCGGAGTGCGCCGCAGCCGGGCTCCGCATCGACGCCGCCTTACGGGCTGTCGACCAGGCGATCAACGAGACCTTTACGTTCGCGCTGGTGAAGGATCTGCGCTACGCAGTCCGCGGCGGTCGGGTGCCCGCTTCGCGCAAACTGCTGGCCGATTTGCTGCACATCACTCCGGTTCTGCGCTCCGAGCCGGACGGCAGAATATCCGCGAGCGGACTGTTGCTTGGACGCGTGGATCTGCTGCCGAAGTTCGCGCGTTTTATCGCAAAACGCATAGACCGCAAAGCACGCTGGCGCGTCGCAATAGGGCATGCGATGTGCCTGCAGGAAGCCCGGGATCTTGAACAATACGTGCGCGCGCAGCTACCCGAGGTCAGTGGTTGCAGCATTACCGATCTCGGTTCCGCGCTAGGCGCACACGGCGGCCCGGGCGCGATTGTTATCGCTGTGCAGCAACATCGGCAACCGGCTGAGTTTGCCGATCACGAGCTTACTCCTGGCGTAGCGACGCCCCCGCCTGAGTGA
- a CDS encoding general secretion pathway protein GspB produces the protein MSYILDALKKSESERQQQHLPGFADIPRAAQSRSTPVWIWLLVALLLVNVAVLAFLLVDREPSSGMRQLELQVPAVASEEQPAFRDLVNEAREQVAPETAAPPPRSAATSSAPPAATTITNDRPAAQRTPTRAAAVSNSATTATQSIPTMTELQLNGELQLPELHLDIHVYSQAADERFVFVNMSKYREQARLAEGPLVKEIRADGVVLEHRGREFLLPRE, from the coding sequence ATGTCGTACATCCTCGATGCATTAAAGAAATCCGAATCCGAGCGACAGCAGCAACATTTGCCCGGATTCGCCGATATTCCGCGCGCCGCGCAAAGCCGATCAACACCGGTATGGATATGGCTGCTCGTGGCATTGCTGCTGGTAAACGTCGCCGTGCTGGCATTCTTGCTGGTGGACCGCGAACCCAGCTCGGGTATGCGGCAACTTGAGCTTCAGGTTCCGGCCGTCGCCAGTGAAGAACAACCCGCATTTCGCGACCTGGTCAACGAAGCACGCGAGCAGGTAGCGCCTGAGACGGCCGCACCTCCTCCGCGTTCTGCCGCCACCAGCAGCGCTCCGCCGGCGGCAACCACCATTACGAATGACCGACCGGCCGCACAAAGAACACCAACCCGTGCAGCCGCGGTCAGCAACAGTGCAACGACGGCAACGCAATCAATACCTACAATGACCGAGTTGCAACTTAACGGTGAACTCCAATTACCCGAGCTGCACCTCGATATCCACGTTTACAGCCAGGCTGCTGACGAACGTTTTGTGTTCGTCAATATGAGCAAGTACCGCGAACAGGCGAGATTGGCGGAAGGCCCGCTGGTCAAAGAAATCCGTGCCGATGGCGTCGTACTTGAACATCGCGGTCGCGAGTTCTTGTTACCCCGGGAGTAG
- a CDS encoding ExeA family protein → MYTRFFGLNEKPFAITPDPRYLFMSERHGEGLAHLIYGVTEGGGFIQLTGEVGTGKTTLVRSLLGQLPTEVDLALILNPQVTALEFLLSICEELGVELPANKDSTKALVDALNRHLLQAHARGRRTILLVDEAQNLAEDVLEQVRLLTNLETAKQKLLQIILIGQPELRELLAKNSLRQLAQRVTGRYHLEPLSQQEASQYIDHRLKVAGALSAVFDASAKKAVYRLSGGIPRIMNVICDRALLGAYSAETRTVNRAIVKRAATEVSGVTPAGLWRWLLPASAVAALVVAAIMVPPLLSRSDNSNAETVVTRQSVTMTPAETVAAPEPLMQQATGDIEQPAAVAAAPAPVLDELLRNYSGSVDTAMHTLFALWGLNFTTGAGTGCAQAEAHGLSCLFQRGSWNVVQQLDRPAMLTLTDTRGTSHQPVLTAIDGDVAELALGQDRVRVPVAELSEYWFGEFMLLWRPPNGETVALRPGSSGANVLWLRESLAAIDDDLITSGTPANVFDASLEQALMEFQRRNRLKVDGLAGQQTQILINSLLAGENTPKLSGRRQ, encoded by the coding sequence ATGTACACCAGATTCTTCGGACTTAACGAAAAGCCGTTCGCGATTACGCCGGACCCTCGCTACCTGTTCATGAGCGAACGGCATGGCGAAGGGCTCGCGCACCTGATTTACGGGGTAACCGAAGGCGGTGGATTCATCCAGCTGACCGGCGAAGTCGGTACCGGCAAGACCACCCTGGTGCGCAGCCTGCTGGGCCAGTTGCCTACGGAAGTCGACCTCGCCCTGATATTGAATCCACAAGTGACAGCGCTGGAATTCCTGCTGTCGATCTGCGAAGAACTTGGCGTGGAACTGCCGGCCAACAAAGACAGCACCAAGGCACTGGTGGATGCCTTGAATCGCCACCTGTTGCAGGCCCATGCGCGCGGCCGACGCACTATCTTGCTGGTCGACGAAGCGCAGAATCTTGCCGAAGACGTGCTTGAACAGGTGCGTTTGCTGACCAACCTGGAAACGGCCAAACAGAAGCTGCTGCAAATCATATTGATCGGTCAACCGGAGCTACGGGAATTACTCGCGAAGAACAGCCTCCGCCAGCTCGCGCAGCGCGTGACCGGTCGTTACCACCTGGAACCGCTGTCGCAGCAGGAAGCCAGTCAGTACATCGATCATCGCCTGAAAGTTGCCGGCGCACTCAGCGCAGTGTTCGATGCCAGCGCCAAGAAGGCGGTGTACCGGCTGTCAGGCGGCATACCGCGCATCATGAACGTGATTTGCGACCGCGCGCTGCTGGGTGCTTACAGCGCTGAAACACGTACGGTGAATCGCGCGATCGTCAAACGGGCGGCGACAGAAGTATCCGGCGTGACCCCCGCAGGCCTCTGGCGTTGGCTGCTGCCGGCCTCCGCAGTCGCCGCGCTAGTGGTGGCAGCTATCATGGTCCCTCCACTCCTTTCACGCTCGGACAACAGCAACGCCGAAACCGTCGTTACCCGGCAATCTGTGACCATGACGCCTGCTGAGACTGTCGCCGCACCTGAACCGCTGATGCAGCAAGCCACAGGTGACATCGAACAGCCAGCGGCTGTGGCGGCAGCACCCGCACCGGTACTCGATGAATTGCTGCGCAATTATTCCGGCAGCGTCGACACCGCGATGCACACACTGTTTGCTCTGTGGGGACTGAACTTCACCACGGGCGCCGGCACGGGCTGCGCGCAGGCCGAAGCACACGGGCTGAGTTGCCTTTTTCAACGAGGCTCATGGAACGTGGTGCAGCAACTCGACCGCCCGGCCATGCTGACCCTCACCGACACCCGGGGCACCAGCCATCAACCGGTACTGACCGCCATCGACGGCGATGTTGCCGAGCTGGCCCTGGGCCAGGATCGCGTACGGGTGCCGGTCGCTGAACTCAGCGAGTACTGGTTCGGCGAGTTCATGCTGCTGTGGCGCCCACCCAATGGCGAGACAGTTGCACTGCGGCCCGGCTCCAGTGGCGCGAATGTATTGTGGCTACGCGAGAGTCTCGCGGCGATCGACGATGACCTGATTACCAGCGGTACACCGGCAAATGTCTTCGATGCCAGCCTTGAGCAGGCGTTGATGGAATTCCAGCGCCGGAACCGACTGAAGGTCGATGGACTTGCCGGGCAGCAGACCCAGATTCTGATCAATTCTCTGCTTGCCGGCGAGAATACCCCGAAGCTAAGTGGCCGCCGACAATGA
- the dinB gene encoding DNA polymerase IV, which produces MNPAARQVLHVDMDAFYASVEQRDNPALRGKPLIVGGGSNRGVVAAASYEARTFGVRSAMPVREAMRRCPELLRVAPRMALYKTVSTQIFEVFQEFTPLVEGLSLDEAFLDVTDSLTLFGSAEKIAAEIKRRIFARTELTASVGVAPNKLVAKIASDLDKPDGLVIVTDHNMRGILDPLPVGVIPGIGRQMLTRLHAAHIRTIRDLRCAPTRELEALFGRFAARTRDRASGIDDRPVVSSRAEKSISAEETFDKDLRTLAEMQRELLRLCERTAGRLRAKDVLAGTLQIKIRQADFTTFSRQHGLHPPSNGTAALYEAALKLLQIWLREHPGAHIRLLGVGGSELARAAQGDLFDAQPAANASALDRTVDEIRQKFDSVPLGKARTFNNDQIG; this is translated from the coding sequence ATGAATCCGGCCGCGCGCCAGGTATTGCATGTTGATATGGACGCGTTCTATGCGTCCGTTGAACAACGTGACAACCCGGCACTGCGTGGCAAACCGCTGATAGTCGGCGGCGGCAGCAACCGCGGTGTCGTCGCAGCAGCAAGCTACGAGGCCCGCACTTTCGGTGTGCGCTCTGCCATGCCGGTCCGGGAAGCCATGCGGCGCTGCCCGGAGCTGTTGAGGGTCGCGCCGCGCATGGCCCTTTACAAGACAGTATCCACGCAGATTTTCGAGGTGTTCCAGGAATTCACGCCGCTGGTCGAGGGACTGTCGCTCGACGAAGCCTTTCTCGATGTCACCGACAGCCTGACATTGTTCGGCAGCGCTGAAAAAATTGCGGCAGAAATCAAACGGCGGATTTTCGCACGCACAGAATTGACGGCATCGGTTGGCGTAGCGCCAAACAAGCTGGTCGCGAAGATCGCATCCGACCTCGACAAGCCGGATGGCCTGGTTATTGTCACAGATCACAACATGCGCGGCATACTCGACCCATTGCCGGTTGGCGTGATTCCGGGCATCGGCCGACAGATGCTGACACGCCTGCATGCGGCGCACATCAGGACCATCAGGGATCTGCGCTGCGCGCCGACCCGCGAACTCGAGGCGCTGTTCGGTCGCTTTGCGGCGCGCACGCGCGATCGCGCCAGTGGTATTGATGACCGACCGGTGGTGAGTTCGCGCGCGGAAAAGTCCATCAGCGCGGAGGAGACCTTTGACAAGGATCTGCGAACTCTCGCCGAAATGCAGCGTGAATTGTTGCGCCTGTGCGAACGCACCGCCGGCCGCTTGCGCGCCAAGGACGTGCTGGCGGGTACCTTGCAGATCAAAATTCGCCAGGCCGATTTCACCACCTTCAGCCGCCAACACGGCTTGCACCCACCGAGCAATGGCACGGCCGCCCTCTACGAGGCGGCATTGAAATTGCTGCAGATATGGCTGCGGGAACACCCTGGCGCGCATATCCGGTTACTCGGCGTCGGCGGCAGTGAGCTGGCACGGGCGGCGCAAGGTGACCTGTTCGACGCACAGCCGGCGGCGAACGCATCGGCGCTGGATCGAACCGTTGACGAAATCCGGCAAAAATTCGATTCCGTACCGCTCGGCAAAGCCCGCACCTTTAACAATGACCAAATCGGGTAG
- a CDS encoding polyprenyl synthetase family protein, with translation MPTPFAARLQEYTARISDCLERILPAEDVLPARLHAAMRYSVLNGGKRIRPLLAYASAECLNIDPQRIDSAATAIELIHAFSLVHDDLPAMDDDDLRRGKPTVHRKFDEATAILAADALQPLAFSAVAECTATTPEQSACLIRLIAHACGSRGMTGGQSIDLSSEGKTLSAAELEQMYALKTGALIHASIMSAACVADELTGTDRRGLQQYADSIGIAFQIRDDILDIEGETLIIGKPAGSDIRQDKATWPGLFGLEPARERCDELLQHSINGLECFGERAEPLRWLAHYIVDREQ, from the coding sequence TTGCCCACACCGTTCGCCGCTCGATTACAGGAATACACCGCACGCATCAGTGATTGTCTGGAACGCATACTGCCCGCAGAGGACGTGCTGCCCGCAAGATTGCATGCCGCCATGCGCTATTCGGTGCTCAATGGTGGCAAGCGCATCCGCCCGTTGCTCGCCTACGCCAGCGCCGAATGCCTGAACATAGACCCGCAACGCATCGACAGTGCCGCCACAGCGATTGAACTGATTCACGCCTTTTCGCTGGTACACGATGACCTGCCGGCAATGGACGACGACGACTTGCGCCGTGGCAAGCCAACCGTGCACCGCAAATTTGACGAGGCGACGGCAATTCTGGCGGCCGACGCGCTGCAACCTTTAGCATTTTCCGCGGTCGCCGAGTGCACGGCAACGACCCCGGAACAGTCCGCCTGCCTGATTCGTCTGATCGCGCATGCGTGCGGCTCGCGCGGCATGACGGGCGGTCAGTCCATCGACCTCTCATCCGAGGGCAAGACGCTCAGCGCGGCAGAATTGGAGCAAATGTATGCATTGAAGACCGGCGCACTGATACACGCGTCAATAATGAGTGCCGCCTGCGTTGCCGACGAGCTCACCGGCACGGATCGACGCGGACTGCAGCAGTACGCGGATTCCATCGGTATCGCGTTTCAGATCCGTGACGACATACTCGATATCGAGGGCGAGACCCTGATCATCGGCAAGCCGGCAGGCTCGGATATTCGTCAGGACAAGGCGACCTGGCCCGGGTTGTTCGGACTCGAGCCCGCCCGTGAACGCTGCGATGAATTACTGCAACACAGCATCAACGGGCTGGAGTGCTTCGGCGAACGCGCCGAACCGTTGCGTTGGCTGGCGCACTATATCGTCGACAGGGAACAATGA
- the mvaD gene encoding diphosphomevalonate decarboxylase produces MRAISQAQPNIALVKYWGKRDVENNLPATGSLSVTLDALWTRMSVEFDDQPGPDTLLVNGAEQPTMLPRVRRCLDDIAGAERPAARIESECNFPIAAGLASSASAFAALATAASKANGRRSDRLSLARAAGRASGSAARSLYPGFVELEVGPDNINLSTLATPEQWPLTVTVAVTEAGSKPVSSSAAMIISRQTSPFYEAWVERQPEDLSAAREAVAARDFAALAAVAEHNCLKMHSVMWSSRPSVVYWNSATLAALESVRRMQDRGDAVFFTIDAGPQVKVVSLPEMATEVADQLRKTAGVIDVLQSGLGDGARIL; encoded by the coding sequence ATGCGGGCAATCAGCCAGGCGCAGCCAAACATCGCCCTCGTAAAGTACTGGGGCAAACGGGATGTCGAGAACAATCTGCCGGCTACCGGCTCGTTGTCGGTCACGCTCGATGCCTTGTGGACCAGAATGAGCGTGGAATTCGACGACCAACCTGGCCCCGATACGCTGCTGGTGAATGGCGCGGAGCAGCCGACCATGCTGCCGCGGGTGCGGCGTTGCCTCGATGACATTGCAGGTGCGGAACGCCCGGCGGCGCGTATAGAAAGTGAATGCAATTTCCCGATTGCTGCCGGTCTGGCGTCGTCGGCGTCGGCATTCGCGGCACTCGCGACGGCGGCGAGCAAAGCCAATGGTCGTCGCAGTGACCGTCTCAGTCTGGCACGCGCTGCCGGTCGGGCCTCGGGGTCCGCGGCACGCTCCCTGTACCCTGGCTTTGTCGAGCTGGAAGTGGGGCCGGACAACATAAACCTCAGCACTCTCGCGACACCCGAGCAGTGGCCGTTGACGGTTACCGTCGCCGTGACCGAGGCCGGTTCGAAGCCCGTCAGTTCAAGCGCGGCCATGATCATCAGTCGCCAGACATCGCCTTTCTACGAGGCCTGGGTCGAACGCCAGCCTGAAGACCTGAGCGCAGCGCGTGAAGCCGTAGCGGCGCGCGATTTCGCCGCGCTGGCAGCGGTCGCCGAGCACAATTGTTTGAAAATGCATTCGGTGATGTGGTCGTCGCGGCCATCGGTGGTCTACTGGAACAGCGCGACATTGGCCGCGCTGGAGTCGGTACGGCGCATGCAGGATCGTGGCGACGCGGTGTTCTTCACGATCGATGCGGGTCCCCAGGTAAAAGTGGTTTCGCTGCCGGAGATGGCGACGGAGGTTGCTGACCAACTACGCAAGACCGCAGGCGTTATTGATGTTTTGCAAAGCGGGCTCGGCGATGGTGCCCGGATATTGTAA
- a CDS encoding mevalonate kinase family protein, giving the protein MRPDSYVATAPGKVVLGGEYAVLHGAPAIAASVNSRARVSAESIAGDYNELCMPGFIDGVWRFTAKSDGTLVWLDSPPDAGAFALFESVLQSVGGMADAGIRLTLDTRAFIDNASGCKLGLGSSAALSVALTAFLTRQRGPALLPAALAAHKAFQGGAGSGVDIACAVTGGTIAYLCDKAAVEMLDWPEGLQVALLWSGKPAGTTAKINQLNAGLRNSAKRASLATLCAEARALLACWRTGNAAELLVQFDVYSRALYDFDRDQALGIFSAGHADVYAAARECGLVYKPCGAGGGDIGAVMSMDSTALKVFAERVRQHGYIALDTTLGEPGVQLDGLTH; this is encoded by the coding sequence ATGCGGCCGGACAGCTACGTGGCAACAGCGCCCGGCAAAGTGGTCTTGGGCGGTGAGTATGCGGTCTTGCACGGTGCGCCCGCGATCGCAGCAAGTGTTAACAGCCGTGCCCGGGTGAGTGCTGAGAGCATCGCCGGTGATTACAACGAACTCTGTATGCCCGGTTTTATTGACGGGGTGTGGCGATTTACCGCCAAGTCCGACGGCACGCTGGTCTGGCTGGATTCGCCGCCTGACGCCGGTGCATTCGCCTTGTTTGAAAGTGTTCTGCAGTCCGTTGGCGGGATGGCCGATGCCGGTATTCGACTGACTTTGGACACGCGTGCATTCATCGACAATGCCAGCGGCTGCAAGCTCGGACTGGGTTCCAGTGCCGCGTTGTCCGTCGCGTTGACGGCATTTCTGACCCGCCAGCGTGGCCCGGCACTGTTACCGGCGGCTTTGGCGGCGCACAAGGCTTTTCAGGGCGGCGCAGGCAGCGGCGTTGATATTGCTTGCGCGGTCACCGGCGGCACTATCGCCTACCTGTGCGACAAGGCAGCGGTGGAGATGCTTGATTGGCCGGAAGGCTTGCAAGTGGCATTGCTGTGGAGCGGCAAGCCGGCTGGTACCACGGCAAAGATCAATCAATTGAACGCGGGATTGCGCAATTCGGCCAAACGCGCAAGCCTCGCGACGCTGTGCGCTGAAGCGCGCGCGCTGCTGGCTTGTTGGCGCACCGGCAACGCGGCGGAATTGCTGGTGCAATTCGATGTTTATAGCAGGGCTTTGTACGATTTTGATCGCGATCAGGCGCTGGGCATTTTCTCGGCCGGCCATGCCGACGTCTACGCGGCGGCGAGAGAATGTGGTCTCGTCTACAAGCCGTGCGGTGCGGGTGGTGGCGATATTGGTGCCGTGATGTCGATGGACAGTACGGCGCTCAAGGTCTTTGCAGAAAGAGTACGGCAGCACGGCTATATCGCGCTGGACACAACGCTCGGAGAACCGGGCGTGCAACTCGATGGATTAACACATTGA